The genomic segment GCTGTCACCTATTATAACCAACCAGATGTCAGTCCAGACCCTTTTCAAAGGTACTTAATTATTGTGACATTGTTTATGGCACTGGATGGAGAAAACATGGTCTGGCCTTGTGAAACTAGACACTGTACTGTGACTTGTATTCTACACACATATTACGTGAAAAATATAAAAGAAAATTTGGTCCTCGTTCCCCAGGTCCACTGTTACCCTTGATGAAACTTGATTGGGTCATTAAGGTACTAGAAAGGTAGGTGACTAACCAAATGAAACTCTGATTGGTATGTTTATTGCACTAGtcaatgtactgtatatactatAGCTTCTTTCTGTTGTCTTTTAGTcacatttaaaaaattttttttcttcaGGTAGTTGCACTAGTACTGTTTCAAAATGTCAAGTTGGTGGCTGCTACTAGTGATTGCAACATACTCCATGTTGCCTTACAGAATTAATACATTTGTAATAGTGGAACATACTGGCAACAGTAGTGATACCTGCTGCAGTCTAGTCAGTCCATGTACTGACCTACAACCTGCCCTACCTGAGATGAGAAGTGGTTCCACACTAGTTATAAGTGCTGGTACTAACTACACATTATCGTATGATGATGCAATGACCATGTATGGAATGGAGTCAGTTAGTATAGTAGGAGATGGATCTGCTAACACTATTATCACGTGTGACAATGATGCTGGCCTGGCTTTTATTAATATACACAACATCACTATTGCCAACTTGACCTTAGTGGGGTGTGGTGCTTGGAGGAACAGTACGACACAAAATGGTACCTACAACCACACCTTGATATTTCAGTGTGGTATTTACTTTCTGGATTGTAGTGATGTAACAATGTATGACATCATATTACGTGATGGACCAGGGACTGGTGTGATGATGTATGACACAATAGGAATGGTCACCATAACAAACAATCACTTCTTACATAACAGAGTGCATAAAGTAAACGTGGGAATAGTTCCAGGAGGAGGAGGATTGTACATAGAATTTTCATTCTGCAAACCTAACACTACTGATTTTGAAGCATGCAAACCTTCAGAGCAAGCCAATGCCAATTACTTTGTTAACAATTGTACGTTTATTGACAATATTGGTACTTCCATTAAGGAGAACACTACCAAATTTATATTTCCAATTGGCCATGTGCACCAACAGTTTGGTCGTGGTGGGGCTATATCTATTCATTTCAAAGGTAACGCTACTAACAATACTATAGTGATAATTGATTGTCTTATGCAAAACAATGGAGCAGTCTGGGGTGGTGGAATTCTTGTGGACTTGTTGGATTTTGCTCAGAACAATCATGTAGTTGTCAAAGATGTCCACTTCATTCTTAACTATGTACCTattagaactggaactggaggTGGTGCATTTAGAGTACACTACTACCCACAGATAAACAGTCCTGGAAACATTCTTAATCTTACTAACTGCACATTTGATTCCAATTCTGCTTATTATGGTGGTGGGATATCACTGTCAACTAACCGAGAAAAAAATGTGTTCACTGCCACTAATGGAATCACTATAAGAAGTTGTACATGGAGAAACAACACTTCCCACATTGGAAGTGCAGTTGATCTCTCATCCTATTATGATGTCCCAGATGGTAGACTGGTTACACCAATATTTATCAACTGTAGCTTTTTCCAACATAACAATAATGTGTTTACAACTGAGACAATACAGTTGATTGGTCTCGGTACTGTTCACTCTGATGGTATTGCGTTTGTCTTTGAAGaagataattattttgttgaaaATAATGGTACTGCGTTAACCGCAACAAATGCCATTATAGATTTCAGGCAGAATGCTTCAGCTATATTTTTCTGTAACTGTGGACTAAGAGGAGGAGCGATGGCATTGTTAGGGGATACATGGCTCCGTATTTATCCCAATGCAAGGTTGTGGTTTGAGGGAAACTCAGCTACAGAGAAGGGAGGAGCCATTTACTCCATTTCTGTGGGACTAAGAGATGTAAATTCTCGTAAATGTTTTATCCGTTATCATGACTACAAACTGCCGCCAACAGATTGGAAAGCAAACTTGACATTTATAAACAATACATCACCCAACCCTGGCCATGCCATTTACTGCACCACTTTAATAACTTGCTCATGGGATAATTCTTCAATAGTAACAACACccgaagtgctcagaaaaacaTTTCGCTGGAACAATGTCTTTACTTATAACAAGTTTGATAATAACACCATTGCTACTGATCCACGATATGTTAATGTTAGTCTATCAACCCTGAGCCTTGCCCCAGGAATGTTACACAACCTTAGCTTCATAGTTGAAGATGATATTGGTGCTCATCGAAAAGCAGTATTTTTTGTTCATAGTACTAGTGACTCAGTGGTGGTGGCTAATACTTCAACGTACATGTCTGATGAATCAGTAAAGGTGTTTGGATCTCCAGGACAGACAAGCCAACTGAATTTTCAAACAATATCCACACGAATTTTATCCTTTTCCTTGAACACAACTCTTACCAGATGTCCACCAGGTTTCTACCTCCCTAAAACTTCTGATCCTTCCAAGAGTGAGTGCAGGTGTTCAATCTATGACAAAAATGAAAGATACAGTGAGATACCTTATTGCAATGAGGCAACTTTGCAAGCATTTTTGCAGCCACACTTTTGGGCTGGTTACATCAGAAATAATAGTGTTCTTGTAACAGGTAGGTGTCCTACAAGCTACTGTTTCACTAATGGAACTAAAAAACTTGCATTGCCAACTGAAGCAAGTAACAAAGAGCTTAATAATTTAATCTGTTCTCCTACCAATCGAGAAGGAACTCTATGTGGTCAGTGTAAGTCAGAATATTACATATATGCTAATTCAAAGGTGCATAAATGTGGCCAATGTACAATACTCCATGGTAAAGTGATAATTCTGTTTGCCAAGTATGTTCCACTTGTCATATTCTTGATCACTGTTATGCTACTAGATATCAACTTAGCTTCGGGACCATTGAACACATTTGTGTTCTTCTCACAAATGCTGCCAACTCTTGATTTGCAAGCTAGTGGACAAATTGCTATAGCAAGTGCTGCTAGACCATTTGTGGATGTTTACCAGTTCTGCTATGGAGTGTTCAATTTAGAGTATTTTGAATCACTAGAGAGTTTCCCTGATGTTTGTACAATTAGATACAAGAGTGCTCTCACCTCAGTTGCATTTGATTACATTGTGGGGTTCCTTCCCgtaattattatttttcttgtaTGGCTTGTAATGTATGTTTCAGGCTACTGTGTTTTTATGGGCCAGAGAAATTGTCTAGGTAGAATGGGCAATTGTTTGTGCCAGATATATCACAGAATAAAACCTAATATCTCCTTAAATGAATCATTTTTTCGAGGACTGGTCACTTTTTTAATTCTGTCATATGCAAAACTCACTACAGTAACGTTGTCTATACTGACACCAGTATATCTGTCTGGTCCTGGTGACAGAGACTATGATGTCATGACCAATCTGGATGGAACTCAAGAATACTTTGGACCAGGACACTTACCTTATGCCATACCAGCCATTGTTGTTTTAATGGTATTCATCCTACTGCCATTAGTTATAATTTTTATGTACCCTCGTGTTTGTAACTGTCTGGGACTACATGTCCACAGGATTATGCCATTCTTTGATGCTCTTCAAGCTGCCTTTAAGCACAAGTATCACTATTTTGCTCCACTCTATTTTGTCTACCGCCTGATTTTAGTAACCATCTTTGCATATACTGCTGAAGTACAACAGCAATACGTTCTGCAGCAACTCTTCTGTATTGGTATAGTAATACTTCATGTGATGGTACAACCATACAAGGAAGCCTTACACAACAAAGTTGACATTTTTCTTCTTGCCCTAATGCCAGCTCTTATCAGCATCAGCTTTTTCCAATTGTTCTGTGTAACTGACTCTGATAATATCAACCAGCTAGCTTCAGCCACTCAAATAGTATTGCTCTACCTTCCACTGATCTATATTACCTTGGTGATTCTTCACAAGTTGTATCGGTGTAGGAAGGTAGATTATGAAGAGGCTAGGGCTGTAACTACAGGATATCAGTCATTTGAGAATGTTCCAGCAAGAGTACTGGAGTCATATTCAGACAATGATGGTCCTAATAACAGTGATAAGGTGTTCCAAAGTTATACTGATGAGCAGACTGCAAGACAAGCTGACTACAAGTTTTAGTTATCTTCAAGTGTCATGTGTGCACCCTATTATTAATTAGTATGAACTGAAGTATAATGCAAGCAGGTAGTGTAGCtactacaggggcggatccagactttttaaaagaggggttccactctggaattgcaacttcagcctagctgtaagttgaagaccaaaaaagaaaaaaaaggtcatcacctgctgacaatagctgcccctcaccaactatatttccttatttataaccatgtagcctgctacactgctcctcttaagaatactgtgactgctctattagagtatttcgagtagtcaaaggggggttccatggaaccctttgaacccccctggatccgcccctgtactaGCACATCAGTGCATGGTGGTTACTGGTCATACCTGTTTTATGCATCTATCAATCCATGGCCGCCTTGAGGGTCCTAATATACCAACTGGGGATCTGACATCTGATACTTTTGACATTGGCAGTTTgttgcaagggggtgtcactccaataagcACTGtactgcgaccgcggtcaagaTCGATTTTCGATTTTGGCCGTTGACTTTTATCGAAATTTTGTCTTGACC from the Dysidea avara chromosome 13, odDysAvar1.4, whole genome shotgun sequence genome contains:
- the LOC136243749 gene encoding uncharacterized protein isoform X1, which encodes MSSWWLLLVIATYSMLPYRINTFVIVEHTGNSSDTCCSLVSPCTDLQPALPEMRSGSTLVISAGTNYTLSYDDAMTMYGMESVSIVGDGSANTIITCDNDAGLAFINIHNITIANLTLVGCGAWRNSTTQNGTYNHTLIFQCGIYFLDCSDVTMYDIILRDGPGTGVMMYDTIGMVTITNNHFLHNRVHKVNVGIVPGGGGLYIEFSFCKPNTTDFEACKPSEQANANYFVNNCTFIDNIGTSIKENTTKFIFPIGHVHQQFGRGGAISIHFKGNATNNTIVIIDCLMQNNGAVWGGGILVDLLDFAQNNHVVVKDVHFILNYVPIRTGTGGGAFRVHYYPQINSPGNILNLTNCTFDSNSAYYGGGISLSTNREKNVFTATNGITIRSCTWRNNTSHIGSAVDLSSYYDVPDGRLVTPIFINCSFFQHNNNVFTTETIQLIGLGTVHSDGIAFVFEEDNYFVENNGTALTATNAIIDFRQNASAIFFCNCGLRGGAMALLGDTWLRIYPNARLWFEGNSATEKGGAIYSISVGLRDVNSRKCFIRYHDYKLPPTDWKANLTFINNTSPNPGHAIYCTTLITCSWDNSSIVTTPEVLRKTFRWNNVFTYNKFDNNTIATDPRYVNVSLSTLSLAPGMLHNLSFIVEDDIGAHRKAVFFVHSTSDSVVVANTSTYMSDESVKVFGSPGQTSQLNFQTISTRILSFSLNTTLTRCPPGFYLPKTSDPSKSECRCSIYDKNERYSEIPYCNEATLQAFLQPHFWAGYIRNNSVLVTGRCPTSYCFTNGTKKLALPTEASNKELNNLICSPTNREGTLCGQCKSEYYIYANSKVHKCGQCTILHGKVIILFAKYVPLVIFLITVMLLDINLASGPLNTFVFFSQMLPTLDLQASGQIAIASAARPFVDVYQFCYGVFNLEYFESLESFPDVCTIRYKSALTSVAFDYIVGFLPVIIIFLVWLVMYVSGYCVFMGQRNCLGRMGNCLCQIYHRIKPNISLNESFFRGLVTFLILSYAKLTTVTLSILTPVYLSGPGDRDYDVMTNLDGTQEYFGPGHLPYAIPAIVVLMVFILLPLVIIFMYPRVCNCLGLHVHRIMPFFDALQAAFKHKYHYFAPLYFVYRLILVTIFAYTAEVQQQYVLQQLFCIGIVILHVMVQPYKEALHNKVDIFLLALMPALISISFFQLFCVTDSDNINQLASATQIVLLYLPLIYITLVILHKLYRCRKVDYEEARAVTTGYQSFENVPARVLESYSDNDGPNNSDKVFQSYTDEQTARQADYKF